In one window of Comamonas testosteroni DNA:
- the ubiE gene encoding bifunctional demethylmenaquinone methyltransferase/2-methoxy-6-polyprenyl-1,4-benzoquinol methylase UbiE: MSSTHFGFQTVDESEKASRVRGVFDSVASKYDVMNDVMSGGLHRAWKAYALMVANLKEGDKALDIAGGTGDLSLAFSKKVGASGQVVHTDINEAMLRVGRDRLTDKGVILPTLVCDAEKLPFPDNYFDLVSVAFGLRNMTHKDAALKEMNRVLRPGGKLLVLEFSKVAKPLEKVYDWYSFKILPTMGKMIAGDAESYRYLAESIRMHPGQKELKALMQQCGFGHVDYHNMTGGVCALHVGIKC, encoded by the coding sequence ATGAGCTCCACACACTTCGGATTCCAGACTGTTGATGAAAGCGAGAAGGCATCGCGCGTACGCGGTGTGTTCGACTCCGTGGCGTCCAAGTACGACGTCATGAACGACGTGATGTCGGGTGGGCTGCACCGCGCCTGGAAGGCTTATGCGCTGATGGTGGCCAACCTCAAGGAAGGCGACAAGGCGCTGGACATCGCGGGCGGCACAGGCGATCTGTCCCTGGCTTTTTCGAAGAAGGTGGGCGCCAGCGGTCAGGTGGTGCACACCGACATCAATGAAGCCATGCTGCGCGTGGGGCGTGATCGTCTGACCGACAAGGGTGTGATCCTGCCCACGCTGGTCTGCGATGCGGAAAAGCTGCCCTTCCCCGACAACTATTTCGATCTGGTCAGCGTCGCCTTCGGCCTGCGCAATATGACGCACAAGGATGCAGCGCTCAAGGAAATGAACCGCGTGCTGCGCCCCGGGGGCAAGCTTTTGGTGCTCGAGTTTTCCAAGGTGGCCAAACCGCTGGAGAAAGTCTATGACTGGTACTCGTTCAAGATTTTGCCGACCATGGGCAAGATGATTGCCGGCGACGCCGAAAGCTATCGCTATCTGGCTGAGTCCATCCGCATGCACCCAGGCCAGAAGGAGCTCAAGGCCCTGATGCAGCAATGCGGCTTTGGCCATGTGGACTATCACAACATGACAGGAGGCGTCTGTGCCTTGCATGTGGGAATCAAGTGTTAA
- a CDS encoding DUF971 domain-containing protein: MAGLQANTPTPQSLTVHGASRVLEVSYSDGKTFRIPFELLRVYSPSAEVQGHGPGQEVLQTGKRDVGINTIEPVGNYAIKPFFSDGHESGLYTWEYLYQLGSQQDALWQQYQQRLEEAGMDRDTPMPEKGAGGHGCSVH; this comes from the coding sequence ATGGCAGGACTGCAAGCCAACACTCCCACCCCTCAGTCGCTGACCGTGCATGGTGCATCACGCGTGCTGGAGGTTTCTTATTCGGACGGCAAGACTTTCCGCATCCCGTTCGAGTTGCTGCGCGTGTACTCTCCCTCGGCCGAGGTGCAAGGTCATGGCCCTGGCCAGGAAGTGCTGCAGACCGGCAAGCGCGATGTGGGCATCAACACCATCGAACCGGTGGGCAACTACGCCATCAAGCCGTTCTTCAGCGATGGGCACGAAAGCGGTCTGTACACCTGGGAATACCTCTACCAGCTGGGCAGCCAGCAAGATGCTCTGTGGCAGCAATATCAGCAGCGCCTGGAAGAGGCCGGGATGGATCGCGATACGCCCATGCCCGAGAAGGGCGCAGGCGGTCATGGCTGCAGCGTGCATTGA
- a CDS encoding HIT family protein, with translation MLVENCPLCATDGGALVWRGDKLRVIRAVEAGFPAFYRVVWNDHAAEFSELSATDRIVCMDAVALVERVLREQLAPTKINLAALGNMVAHLHWHVIARYDWDSHFPASVWAAAQRERDEEREAEIARQLPQVDEVLQKALALWAA, from the coding sequence ATGTTGGTTGAAAACTGTCCTCTGTGTGCAACCGATGGCGGTGCGCTGGTCTGGCGCGGCGACAAGCTGCGCGTGATCCGGGCTGTGGAAGCTGGCTTTCCGGCCTTCTATCGCGTCGTCTGGAATGACCATGCGGCCGAATTCTCGGAGCTGAGCGCGACGGATCGCATTGTCTGCATGGATGCCGTGGCCCTGGTCGAGCGTGTGCTGCGCGAGCAACTGGCCCCGACCAAGATCAACCTGGCGGCTCTCGGTAACATGGTGGCGCATCTGCACTGGCATGTGATTGCGCGCTATGACTGGGACAGCCACTTTCCCGCCTCGGTCTGGGCTGCGGCCCAGCGCGAGCGCGATGAAGAGCGCGAAGCCGAGATTGCCCGCCAGCTGCCGCAGGTGGATGAAGTGCTGCAAAAGGCGTTGGCCCTCTGGGCCGCGTGA